A genomic stretch from Helianthus annuus cultivar XRQ/B chromosome 1, HanXRQr2.0-SUNRISE, whole genome shotgun sequence includes:
- the LOC110892522 gene encoding uncharacterized protein LOC110892522, translated as MQSNAWWSSPSEGEMFYANAVLRAAKIIMEEEEVSSEIQTRQQWINRDREGAHEKLVNDYFSDAPLYNAEIFRRRFRMSRRLFTWIADDLAGFDPFFTLRYDARGARGFTTLQKCTAAIRQLAYGTVADALDEYLQMSERTTRECLYRFCENVVKLYSKKYLRKPNAYDVQQLYQAHEARHGFPGMLGSIDCMHWAWHNCPNVWQGQYMRGDHGHPTLILEAVASQYL; from the exons ATGCAATCTAATGCTTGGTGGTCCTCGCCTTCGGAGGGGGAGATGTTTTACGCAAACGCTGTGCTAAGGGCGGCGAAGATTATTATGGAGGAGGAAGAGGTCTCGTCTGAAATACAAACCAGACAACAATGGATTAACAGAGACCGCGAAG GAGCGCACGAGAAATTGGTAAACGATTATTTTTCGGATGCACCCCTTTACAATGCCGAGATTTTTAGACGTAGGTTCCGAATGAGTCGTCGGTTATTCACATGGATTGCTGATGATTTGGCGGGGTTCGACCCGTTTTTCACGTTACGATACGATGCTCGTGGCGCACGAGGGTTCACCACGTTACAAAAGTGTACTGCAGCCATTCGCCAATTGGCGTACGGGACAGTGGCCGACGCTTTAGACGAGTACTTACAGATGTCGGAAAGAACTACGCGGGAATGTTTATATCGGTTTTGCGAAAATGTGGTGAAACTATATAGCAAAAAATATTTGCGGAAACCAAACGCTTATGATGTTCAACAGTTGTACCAAGCTCATGAAGCACGACATGGGTTTCCAGGAATGCTCGGTAGCATTGATTGTATGCATTGGGCGTGGCATAATTGCCCGAATGTGTGGCAAGGCCAATATATGCGAGGCGATCACGGCCATCCAACATTAATACTAGAGGCCGTGGCATCACAATATTTGTGA
- the LOC110866888 gene encoding probable glycosyltransferase STELLO1, with translation MLVQQDNPKPQNPKSPKFHPNRFSPSKSLDFSTWVSQNLYKIITISILITTVAAVFFLRTTGDSAAFLCFRSQTTTPQTLTLKYPQIDYDSIAPIVDNTTPYSRFRSDNWVIVSVSDYPSNSVKKLLKIKGWQVLAVGNSKTPDDWSLKGTIFLSLEDQAKLGFRVVDYLPYDSYVRKNVGYLFAIQHGAKKIFDFDDRGELIDDNISKHFDIELGEKGRKDVVLQYNRDNPNRTVVNPYIHFGQRSVWPRGLPLENVGEIEHEEHYNEVFSGNQFIQQGISNGLPDVDSVFYFTRKQNREPFDIKFDQHAPKVALPEGVMVPVNSFNTMFHYSSFWGLMLPVSVSSMASDVIRGYWAQRLLWEIGGYVVVYPPTVHRYDSVESYPFAEEKDLHVNVGNLVHFLVSWKSSKRRLFEKVLELSYSMAKEGFWSEKDVKFTAAWIQDLISVGYLQPRLISVESRRRKSVINHGERKDFVPQKLPSVFLGIEEKNTVNYEIGNLVRWRKNFGNIVLIMFCNGPIERTALEWRLLYGRIFKSVIILAENKNLDLVVEEGHFDHLYKQLPRLFNRFENAEGFLFLQDNTILNYWNLVQADKTKLWITDKVSRSWSTVPYDGNKDWYGKQAEMVKKVVKSMPAHLQVNYKDHTNNHDSSLTICTSDVFYIPQRLVVDFIDLVNLVEDLEIHQKVAIPMFFLAMDSPQNFDSVFSKMVYKRKPPLNITTSFYSPEVSAVHPLRVSNEQEFIELIRVMAAGDPLLLDLV, from the exons ATGTTGGTCCAACAAGATAACCCCAAACCCCAAAACCCCAAATCACCAAAATTTCACCCAAATCGATTCTCCCCATCAAAATCACTCGATTTCTCCACATGGGTATCCCAAAATCTTTACAAAATCATCACAATTTCCATCTTGATCACCACCGTCGCCGCCGTGTTCTTCCTCCGCACCACCGGCGACTCCGCCGCATTCCTCTGCTTCCGATCACAAACAACAACCccacaaaccctaaccctaaaaTACCCCCAAATTGATTATGATTCAATTGCACCCATTGTTGACAACACTACCCCTTATTCAAGATTCAGATCAGACAACTGGGTTATTGTTTCTGTGTCTGATTATCCGTCGAATTCGGTTAAAAAGTTGTTAAAGATTAAAGGGTGGCAGGTTCTTGCAGTTGGGAACTCAAAGACTCCTGATGATTGGAGTCTTAAAGGTACAATCTTTTTGTCTCTTGAAGATCAAGCTAagttagggtttagggttgttGATTACTTGCCTTATGATTCATATGTTAGGAAGAATGTTGGGTATTTGTTTGCTATTCAACATGGTGCCAAAAAGATATTTGATTTTGATGATAGGGGAGAGTTGATTGATGATAATATTAGCAAACATTTTGATATAGAATTAGGTGAAAAGGGTAGGAAAGATGTTGTGTTGCAGTATAATCGTGATAACCCGAATCGCACGGTTGTGAACCCGTATATTCATTTCGGTCAACGGTCTGTTTGGCCTAGGGGTTTGCCGTTGGAGAATGTGGGGGAGATTGAGCATGAGGAGCACTACAATGAGGTGTTTAGTGGGAATCAGTTTATTCAACAAGGGATTTCTAATGGTTTGCCGGATGTGGATTCGGTGTTTTACTTTACTAGAAAACAAAATCGTGAACCGTTTGATATTAAATTCGATCAACACGCGCCGAAAGTTGCGTTACCCGAAGGAGTAATGGTGCCCGTGAATTCTTTTAATACTATGTTTCATTATTCGTCGTTTTGGGGGTTAATGTTACCGGTTTCGGTTAGTTCGATGGCGTCTGACGTAATTAGGGGTTACTGGGCGCAACGGCTGTTATGGGAAATCGGTGGTTATGTTGTTGTTTATCCTCCAACGGTTCATAGATACGATTCGGTTGAATCGTACCCGTTTGCGGAAGAGAAAGATCTCCATGTAAACGTGGGCAATTTGGTACATTTCTTGGTTTCTTGGAAATCAAGTAAGCGTAGGTTATTCGAAAAAGTTCTTGAGTTGAGTTACTCAATGGCTAAAGAAGGTTTTTGGAGTGAAAAAGACGTGAAATTTACAGCTGCATGGATTCAAGATTTGATTTCCGTTGGTTATTTACAACCACGTTTAATTTCAGTCGAATCGCGCAGGCGAAAAAGTGTTATTAATCATGGAGAACGTAAGGATTTTGTACCTCAAAAATTACCATCTGTTTTTCTTGGTATTGAGGAAAAAAATACGGTAAATTATGAAATCGGGAATTTGGTTCGGTGGAGAAAGAATTTTGGGAATATTGTTCTTATCATGTTTTGTAATGGACCCATTGAGCGAACGGCTTTGGAATGGAGATTGCTTTATGGAAGgatatttaaatctgtaattATCTTGGCGGAAAATAAGAATCTTGATCTTGTTGTTGAAGAAGGTCACTTTGATCATCTATACAA GCAGCTTCCAAGGTTGTTTAACAGATTTGAAAACGCAGAAGGGTTTTTGTTTTTACAGGATAATACAATATTAAATTATTGGAACCTGGTCCAAGCCGATAAGACTAAGCTTTGGATAACCGACAAG GTATCAAGATCTTGGAGTACTGTTCCATACGACGGCAATAAAGATTGGTACGGAAAACAAGCAGAAATGGTCAAAAAAGTCGTAAAGTCAATGCCAGCTCATTTACAGGTCAACTACAAAGATCATACAAATAACCATGATTCATCCCTCACAATCTGCACTTCAGATGTGTTCTATATCCCTCAAAGGCTCGTGGTTGACTTTATCGACTTGGTGAACCTTGTAGAAGATCTCGAAATCCACCAGAAAGTTGCTATTCCCATGTTCTTTTTAGCTATGGATTCCCCTCAGAATTTCGATTCGGTTTTTAGCAAAATGGTTTATAAACGAAAACCTCCTTTGAATATTACCACGAGTTTTTATTCTCCTGAAGTAAGCGCGGTTCACCCGTTGCGTGTTTCGAATGAGCAAGAGTTTATAGAGCTTATTAGAGTAATGGCAGCAGGTGATCCTCTGTTACTGGATTTGGTTTGA
- the LOC110866895 gene encoding exosome complex component RRP43, with product MVESTNGAADLSSEMEVDAFRRLFPLRFHERHLLESVRPDARPLGKARETSLALGAVASADGSALAKIGCTTMLAAIKMEVMTPAKETPDEGCIAIDFHMPAICSPIVRPGRPAEAAPVVSKQLSDTIISSGMVDLKELSLVSGKAAWMAYLDIYCLDADGALFDAALLAAVAAFSHLQIPVVSLNEEGRIVVFSKQNEGEKLKNKPVNEEKRKLKLRSIPFGLTCIIHKNYILADPIAEEESIMETLITIVLDSSYQLVSLYKPGGPAVAYESIIQDCIALSRQRVGELQTILNEAICDMEVD from the exons atggtgGAATCTACAAACGGTGCGGCTGATTTGTCTTCAGAGATGGAGGTAGATGCTTTCAGAAGACTGTTCCCCTTGCGATTTCACGAACGTCATTTGTTGGAGTCCGTACGTCCCGATGCCAGACCACTTGGTAAAGCTAGAGAAACTTCATTGGCTCTAG GGGCAGTGGCATCTGCAGATGGATCAGCACTAGCAAAGATAGGCTGCACT ACGATGTTAGCTGCCATTAAAATGGAAGTCATGACGCCCGCAAAGGAAACACCAGATGAAGGCTGCATAG CCATAGATTTCCACATGCCTGCAATTTGTTCTCCTATTGTTAGGCCCGGCAGGCCTGCTGAGGCTGCACCCGTTGTCTCTAAGCAGCTATCCGATACCATCATAAG TTCCGGGATGGTTGATCTCAAAGAGTTGTCGTTGGTCAGTGGCAAAGCTGCTTGGATGGCATATCTG GATATATATTGTTTGGATGCTGATGGTGCGCTTTTCGATGCTGCCTTACTTGCCGCTGTTGCCGCTTTCTCCCATT TGCAAATTCCTGTGGTGTCGTTGAACGAAGAAGGAAGAATCGTTGTTTTTTCAAAACAAAACGAGGGAGAGAAATTGAAGAACAAACCAGTAAACGAGGAGAAAAGAAAGCTTAAATTAAGGAGTATTCCGTTCGGGTTAACTTGTATAATTCACAAGAATTATATTCTAGCTGATCCAATAGCTGAGGAAGAATCCATCATGGAAACACTAATAACCATTGTATTGGATTCTTCGTATCAATTGGTCTCTCTTTACAAACCAGGTGGTCCTGCTGTTGCCTATGAGTCCATAATCCAG GATTGTATTGCATTGTCAAGACAAAGAGTAGGAGAGCTTCAGACAATCCTGAATGAAGCCATTTGTGATATGGAAGTTGATTAG